The following are from one region of the Gossypium hirsutum isolate 1008001.06 chromosome D03, Gossypium_hirsutum_v2.1, whole genome shotgun sequence genome:
- the LOC107949498 gene encoding late embryogenesis abundant protein At1g64065 has translation MQEDLQAKSLEPIEDCPRSDMMFGWIEPKQDKNSSKCLVYILAIMVIQGSILLVLANIFLRARTPDFEIGSVKVRNLKYGNSSAPSFNFTLVTQVTVENTNFGEFRFDKSTGTVWCGSEVVGLMKIPKGIAQARATEKMKVSINVSSLWLSDAKNLRKNMSYGLLEFKSYVKLSGRVNILNIVRRRRNPEMNCFMKLNLRGKTIQGLKCD, from the coding sequence atgCAAGAAGACCTTCAAGCCAAGTCATTGGAACCTATTGAAGATTGTCCAAGAAGTGATATGATGTTTGGGTGGATAGAACCCAAACAAGATAAAAACAGCAGCAAGTGTCTTGTTTACATTCTTGCTATTATGGTCATCCAAGGATCCATCCTCTTGGTTTTAGCCAACATTTTTTTACGTGCCCGAACGCCTGATTTCGAGATCGGCTCCGTCAAAGTTAGAAACCTCAAGTATGGTAATTCATCGGCTCCATCTTTTAACTTCACACTCGTGACCCAAGTCACCGTTGAGAACACCAATTTCGGAGAGTTCAGGTTTGACAAAAGTACGGGGACTGTATGGTGTGGGTCTGAAGTTGTGGGGCTAatgaaaatacctaaagggaTAGCTCAAGCTAGGGCAACTGAGAAGATGAAGGTTTCTATAAATGTGAGCTCACTCTGGTTATCTGATGCAAAGAACTTAAGGAAAAATATGAGTTATGGATTGTTAGAGTTTAAAAGCTATGTTAAATTGAGTGGAAGAGTGAATATATTGAACATTGTGAGGAGAAGAAGGAACCCTGAGATGAATTGTTTTATGAAACTTAATTTAAGAGGGAAGACTATACAGGGTTTAAAATGTGACTGA